One genomic segment of Aquipluma nitroreducens includes these proteins:
- a CDS encoding TIGR03915 family putative DNA repair protein: MTIYSFDNTFEGLLTLVFECYSRKQFPDEILSGEGSQSVLFGSTSNIVTDDRKAERVWNGIISRSSEDNAHRIYRVFLSGLPDAPLLLVKYIRLIIDSTKNEETNFSLPVVVEVNKLHQKVCREAQRIHMFTRFQKTIEGSYYASYAPMYDVLPLCIPHFSDRFADQHWIIYDLKRNYGFLYDMKTVSRVVFDDLKVNPQNGQLHASLLAEDEKLFQRLWKQYFKSICIEERRNDKVHRQHLPKRFWKYLPEKL; this comes from the coding sequence ATGACTATCTACTCTTTCGACAATACCTTTGAAGGACTGCTAACTTTGGTTTTCGAATGCTACAGCAGGAAACAGTTTCCCGATGAAATCCTTTCAGGGGAAGGAAGCCAGAGCGTTTTGTTTGGTTCAACCTCCAACATTGTGACCGACGACCGGAAAGCCGAACGTGTTTGGAATGGCATTATTTCACGCTCCTCTGAAGACAATGCGCACCGGATTTACCGGGTTTTTCTGTCAGGATTGCCCGATGCTCCTTTATTGCTGGTAAAATACATCCGGCTGATTATTGATTCGACCAAAAATGAAGAAACCAATTTTTCGTTGCCTGTTGTTGTTGAAGTAAACAAATTGCACCAGAAAGTTTGCCGCGAAGCACAACGAATACACATGTTTACGCGGTTTCAGAAAACGATTGAGGGTAGCTATTACGCTTCGTATGCTCCAATGTACGACGTTCTTCCACTGTGCATTCCGCATTTTAGCGACCGCTTTGCCGACCAGCACTGGATTATTTACGACCTGAAACGCAACTATGGATTTTTGTACGACATGAAAACTGTTTCGCGCGTAGTTTTTGACGACCTGAAAGTGAATCCGCAAAACGGCCAGTTGCACGCTTCACTTCTGGCTGAGGACGAGAAGCTATTCCAACGGTTATGGAAGCAATATTTCAAGAGCATTTGCATCGAAGAGCGCAGAAACGACAAAGTTCACCGGCAACATTTGCCAAAACGATTCTGGAAATACCTTCCGGAGAAGTTATAA
- a CDS encoding adenosylcobalamin-dependent ribonucleoside-diphosphate reductase, which yields MTFKNVAVEPQTEKKTYSQDEAYEASLIYFKGDDLAARVWVNKYALKDSFGYLYENTPDDMHRRLASEIARIEKNYENPMSEDEIFALLKDFKYIVPQGGPMTGIGNDYQIASLSNCFVIGNEGHSDSYGGIMKVDQEQVQLMKRRGGVGHDLSHIRPKGSPVKNSALTSTGIVPFMERYSNSTREVAQDGRRGALMLSVSIKHPDAESFIDAKLEQGKVTGANVSVKIHDDFMQSVEAGEKYMTQYPTDAKIPKYTKEIDADGLWKKIVHNAWKSAEPGILFWDTIIKESVPDCYADLGYKTVSTNPCGEIPLCPYDSCRLIAVNLYSYVENPFTPQARFNFDLFKKHVQVAQRMMDDIIDLELEKINGIIGKIDSDPEDQEIKNIERSMWLKIQTKAKEGRRTGVGITAEGDMLAALGLRYGSDDATDFSEEIHKTVALEAYRSSVIMAKERGAFKIYNADREKNNPMIKRLRTADEQLYQDMVKYGRRNIALLTIAPTGTTSLMTQTTSGIEPVFMPVYKRRRKVNPNDKNVKVDFVDEVGDSWEEYVVFHHKFKDWMTINGFELKKNYPEADLDAMIAKSPYYKATSNDVDWMNKVRMQGKIQKWVDHSISVTINLPADADEELVGRLYFEAWKSGCKGVTVYRDGSRSGVLISNKKEEEVEEKPDSIFPTKRPIELEADVVRFQNSKDKWVAFIGTIDGRPYEIFTGLSDDEDGILLPRSVVSGKIIKNVNPDGTKRYDFQYTNKQGYRTTIEGLSYKFNPVFWNYAKLISGVLRHGMPIHKVVNTVTSLQFDNDTINSWKAGVARALKKYVPDGTVAEGAICGECGSKNVVYQEGCLICPDCGTSKCG from the coding sequence ATGACATTTAAAAACGTGGCAGTCGAGCCCCAAACTGAAAAAAAAACGTACTCCCAGGACGAAGCCTACGAAGCCTCGCTGATCTATTTTAAGGGAGATGACCTCGCTGCAAGAGTCTGGGTAAATAAGTATGCTTTGAAAGACTCCTTCGGATATCTGTACGAAAACACTCCGGACGATATGCACAGAAGACTCGCTTCAGAAATTGCAAGAATCGAAAAGAACTACGAAAATCCGATGTCAGAAGATGAGATCTTTGCACTTCTGAAAGATTTTAAATACATCGTTCCACAGGGGGGACCGATGACTGGAATTGGAAACGATTATCAAATCGCGTCCCTATCGAACTGCTTCGTTATTGGAAACGAAGGTCATTCCGATTCGTATGGTGGTATCATGAAGGTTGACCAGGAGCAGGTTCAACTGATGAAACGTCGTGGTGGTGTTGGTCACGATCTTTCACACATCCGCCCCAAAGGATCTCCGGTTAAAAACTCGGCTTTAACTTCAACCGGTATTGTTCCCTTCATGGAACGCTATTCAAACTCGACCCGCGAAGTAGCACAGGATGGTCGCCGTGGCGCACTCATGCTTTCAGTTTCCATTAAACATCCTGATGCCGAATCGTTCATCGATGCCAAACTGGAACAGGGAAAAGTTACAGGGGCTAACGTTTCGGTTAAAATACACGACGATTTTATGCAGTCGGTTGAAGCTGGTGAGAAATACATGACTCAATATCCGACTGATGCCAAGATTCCGAAATACACCAAAGAAATTGATGCCGACGGCCTTTGGAAAAAGATTGTTCACAATGCGTGGAAATCAGCCGAGCCAGGAATCCTTTTCTGGGATACCATTATCAAGGAATCAGTTCCGGATTGCTATGCCGACTTGGGATATAAAACTGTATCGACTAATCCTTGTGGCGAAATTCCACTTTGTCCATACGATAGCTGCCGTTTGATTGCTGTAAATTTATATTCATACGTTGAGAATCCTTTTACACCACAAGCTCGCTTTAATTTTGATTTGTTCAAGAAACATGTTCAGGTTGCCCAGCGCATGATGGACGACATCATTGACCTTGAACTTGAAAAAATCAACGGAATTATTGGCAAAATCGATTCCGATCCTGAAGATCAGGAAATCAAAAATATCGAACGGTCGATGTGGCTGAAAATCCAGACCAAAGCCAAAGAAGGCCGTCGTACCGGAGTTGGTATTACTGCTGAAGGTGATATGCTAGCTGCTCTTGGCTTGCGTTACGGAAGCGACGATGCCACCGATTTCAGCGAAGAGATCCACAAAACAGTTGCATTGGAAGCTTACCGCTCTTCAGTGATCATGGCCAAAGAACGTGGCGCTTTTAAAATTTACAATGCCGATCGCGAAAAGAACAACCCAATGATTAAACGGTTGCGCACTGCCGACGAGCAATTGTATCAGGATATGGTGAAATATGGCCGCCGGAATATTGCATTGCTGACTATTGCTCCTACCGGAACGACCAGCTTGATGACACAGACTACTTCAGGAATTGAACCTGTATTTATGCCGGTTTACAAACGTCGCCGGAAAGTAAATCCAAACGATAAAAATGTAAAAGTCGATTTTGTTGACGAAGTTGGCGATTCATGGGAAGAATACGTGGTTTTCCACCATAAATTTAAAGATTGGATGACAATCAACGGTTTTGAACTGAAGAAGAATTATCCGGAAGCTGATCTGGATGCAATGATTGCTAAATCGCCTTATTACAAAGCAACTTCGAACGATGTTGACTGGATGAACAAGGTTCGCATGCAAGGAAAAATCCAGAAATGGGTCGACCATTCCATCAGCGTAACCATTAACTTACCAGCCGATGCTGATGAAGAACTGGTTGGCAGATTATACTTCGAAGCCTGGAAAAGCGGCTGCAAGGGTGTGACTGTTTATCGCGACGGATCACGTTCAGGAGTTTTAATTTCGAATAAAAAGGAAGAGGAAGTTGAAGAAAAACCGGACAGCATCTTCCCAACAAAACGACCGATCGAACTGGAAGCCGACGTCGTTCGTTTCCAAAATTCGAAAGACAAATGGGTAGCTTTCATTGGAACCATCGACGGACGTCCGTACGAAATTTTCACAGGGCTTTCTGACGATGAGGATGGAATTCTGTTACCACGTTCGGTTGTCAGCGGAAAAATCATCAAGAATGTGAATCCTGACGGAACTAAACGTTACGATTTCCAATACACCAACAAACAAGGATACCGGACGACCATCGAAGGACTGTCGTACAAATTCAACCCTGTATTCTGGAACTACGCGAAACTGATTTCGGGAGTTTTGCGTCACGGAATGCCAATCCACAAAGTGGTTAACACCGTTACCAGCTTGCAATTCGACAACGACACCATCAACAGTTGGAAAGCTGGTGTTGCCCGCGCCCTGAAAAAATATGTTCCGGACGGAACTGTTGCAGAAGGCGCCATTTGCGGCGAATGCGGATCGAAAAACGTAGTTTATCAGGAAGGCTGCTTGATTTGCCCCGACTGCGGAACATCCAAATGCGGATAA
- a CDS encoding matrixin family metalloprotease — protein MTLLFLSASAYTQILIDDGPIIINKKTSIAPDYAIQGNSWNHRILTYWFSNGTTDITGTEERTAIRTAMELWRNQTDIRFLEVCDSVHADIIFRWGVGDHGDGYPFDGANSVLAHSFFPPPNGNFAGDVHFDDAETWTLDTRTGSDQPIDLITIAAHEIGHSLGLQHSSVSSALMYAYYSGSHRYLDQDDINGIRSIYGNPGTYNFVDGPFVACSSGATFTVTNDQGATVSWTCSGNVTFDHQTGNPKSFTATGNGPGTIQAILTSNCGNVTLPAKTVWAGLPVITYISGPSSVNVNQPASFTAQLSLNSYPDSYFWTTSPSSGVTIYPDGRYASMSFANSGTYQVVARAHNSCGWSDYVITYVNVSNGYYLSISPNPITTEATIELVSTSTEKAMKETEWDLEVYDAMQTMKSKVQKIKSNRQTLSTSGWKDGVYIVRAIIGKDVISGKLVVKR, from the coding sequence TTGACTTTATTATTCTTATCAGCGTCAGCCTATACTCAAATTTTGATTGATGATGGTCCTATCATAATAAATAAGAAAACAAGTATTGCTCCAGATTATGCCATCCAAGGGAATAGTTGGAATCATCGAATTCTTACTTATTGGTTTAGCAACGGTACAACCGATATTACCGGAACTGAGGAAAGAACTGCGATACGAACAGCCATGGAGCTTTGGCGGAATCAAACCGATATTAGGTTTCTGGAAGTATGTGATTCAGTCCATGCCGATATAATTTTCAGGTGGGGTGTAGGAGATCATGGGGATGGTTACCCGTTTGATGGTGCAAATAGTGTTCTTGCTCATAGCTTCTTTCCTCCACCAAATGGTAATTTTGCTGGAGATGTACATTTTGATGATGCAGAAACGTGGACTTTGGATACAAGAACTGGTTCGGATCAACCTATTGACTTAATAACAATAGCGGCACATGAAATTGGCCATTCTCTCGGGTTACAACACTCCTCGGTATCTTCTGCACTGATGTATGCATATTATTCAGGATCGCATAGGTACCTAGATCAGGATGATATAAATGGAATAAGAAGTATTTATGGAAATCCGGGAACATATAATTTTGTCGATGGCCCTTTCGTCGCCTGCTCTTCTGGCGCAACTTTTACAGTAACCAATGATCAAGGAGCTACTGTTAGCTGGACATGCAGCGGCAATGTCACGTTCGATCACCAAACCGGGAACCCAAAATCATTTACAGCCACAGGGAATGGACCAGGAACAATTCAGGCAATTTTAACTTCAAATTGTGGCAATGTTACCTTACCGGCAAAAACGGTTTGGGCAGGTTTACCTGTAATTACATATATTTCGGGACCTTCTAGCGTAAATGTAAACCAGCCCGCATCATTTACAGCCCAACTTTCATTGAACAGTTATCCTGATAGTTATTTTTGGACAACAAGTCCATCATCCGGGGTGACAATTTATCCCGATGGACGCTATGCAAGTATGTCGTTTGCCAATTCGGGAACTTACCAGGTAGTTGCCAGGGCGCATAACAGCTGTGGATGGAGTGATTATGTAATAACCTATGTGAATGTTTCGAACGGCTATTACCTGTCCATTTCGCCCAACCCAATTACCACTGAGGCTACAATTGAGCTTGTTAGCACCTCTACTGAAAAAGCCATGAAGGAAACCGAATGGGATCTTGAAGTTTATGATGCCATGCAAACTATGAAATCCAAAGTACAAAAGATAAAGAGCAACAGACAAACGCTCAGCACTTCGGGTTGGAAAGATGGCGTTTACATTGTGCGAGCAATAATTGGTAAGGACGTAATCAGCGGCAAGCTGGTCGTTAAACGATAA
- a CDS encoding T9SS type A sorting domain-containing protein has product MALLLCLNSLGATINVNWGTTANYQKTQVNCYFTLSSGYIGTWSLPENAYVLQNNTTLGSDNLHVQWKNIEANANTIVIGAFYGGILNHWSDWTDRVIGPLTLNMPAPSFSSGSTLNIPCHATSPVSISLNSYINSATNGIDQGETITSHFEWTLPSGWQTTGGQTGTFVSASSINVIPPSSATTTTISVRPKAYSQYGPTVSLQITRNLNNFYISGENSVAYNSTVRYEVPSYPGVSYLWQLPLGWGGSSNENYIDVTTGCGTGDVKVTMTGCNDSKTSSLPVTSYMVPPSTTITGDPIVCSSGTQFKVDNVANGCSVTWQCSSNLSFDNQPGTPKTFTAIGTGAGWIKANVTATACGTTVLLPTKNIIWVGAPVITYISGPSSVNVNQPASFTAQLSFDSSPTNYYWTTSPSSGVTIYPDGRYASMSFANLGTYQVVARAQNSCGWSDYVITYVNVSNGYYLSISPNPITTEATIELVSTSTEKAMKETEWDLEVYDAMQTMKSKVQKIKSNRQTLSTSGWKDGVYIVRAIIGKDVISGKLVVKR; this is encoded by the coding sequence TTGGCCTTACTTCTATGCTTAAATTCATTAGGTGCCACCATTAATGTAAATTGGGGTACTACGGCTAATTATCAAAAAACGCAAGTAAATTGTTATTTTACGTTATCAAGTGGATATATTGGAACATGGTCATTGCCAGAAAATGCTTACGTATTACAAAATAATACAACTCTTGGTTCTGATAACCTGCATGTTCAGTGGAAGAATATAGAAGCCAACGCAAATACAATAGTGATAGGTGCATTTTATGGAGGTATATTAAATCATTGGAGTGATTGGACTGATAGGGTTATTGGCCCGTTAACATTAAATATGCCAGCTCCTTCTTTCAGTTCAGGAAGTACACTTAACATACCCTGTCACGCTACATCCCCTGTTTCAATTTCACTAAATTCATATATCAATTCCGCAACAAATGGCATTGATCAAGGAGAAACAATTACCAGTCACTTTGAATGGACTTTACCTTCAGGATGGCAAACCACAGGAGGTCAAACAGGGACATTTGTTAGTGCATCTTCGATAAATGTAATTCCACCATCGTCAGCTACTACGACTACAATAAGTGTAAGACCTAAAGCTTATTCTCAATATGGACCAACCGTTTCTTTACAAATTACAAGAAATCTAAATAACTTTTATATTAGCGGAGAAAATAGTGTAGCTTATAATTCGACTGTTCGGTATGAGGTTCCATCGTATCCTGGAGTTTCCTATTTATGGCAATTACCTCTAGGTTGGGGCGGTAGCAGTAACGAGAATTATATAGATGTAACGACCGGCTGTGGAACGGGTGACGTTAAGGTAACAATGACCGGATGCAATGATTCTAAAACATCGAGTTTACCCGTTACGTCGTATATGGTTCCGCCTTCGACAACAATTACGGGAGATCCGATAGTATGCTCTTCCGGAACACAATTTAAAGTTGACAATGTCGCCAATGGGTGTTCAGTGACATGGCAGTGCAGTTCTAATTTAAGTTTTGATAATCAACCCGGCACCCCAAAAACATTCACAGCCATTGGAACTGGGGCTGGCTGGATTAAAGCAAATGTAACTGCAACTGCATGTGGCACCACGGTCTTACTTCCTACCAAGAATATAATTTGGGTTGGGGCTCCCGTAATTACATATATTTCGGGACCTTCTAGCGTAAATGTAAACCAGCCCGCATCATTTACAGCCCAACTTTCTTTTGATAGTTCTCCTACAAATTATTATTGGACAACAAGTCCATCATCTGGGGTAACTATTTATCCCGATGGACGATATGCAAGTATGTCGTTTGCCAATTTGGGCACCTATCAGGTAGTGGCCCGAGCACAGAATAGCTGTGGATGGAGTGATTATGTGATAACCTATGTGAATGTTTCGAACGGCTATTACCTGTCCATTTCGCCCAACCCAATTACCACTGAGGCTACAATTGAGCTTGTTAGCACCTCTACTGAAAAAGCCATGAAGGAAACAGAATGGGACCTTGAAGTTTATGATGCCATGCAAACTATGAAATCCAAAGTACAAAAGATAAAGAGCAACAGACAAACGCTCAGCACTTCGGGTTGGAAAGATGGCGTTTACATTGTGCGAGCAATAATTGGTAAGGACGTAATCAGCGGCAAGCTGGTGGTCAAACGATAG
- a CDS encoding PAS domain-containing sensor histidine kinase has product MTDSTFKYELFFELSPDLLCIAGYDGYFKKVNAAVSNLLGYTMEELYARPINDFVHCADKRATQQARLELAKSKPLFNFENRYVKKSGEIIWLSWTSLPVDSDHLVFAIAKDITHIKQLEADRSALLTNLTNTNEDLKQLTYTTSHDLRSPVNNLLAVLDLLDISKIKDEEATELINIVKLSGEYLKETLDNYVDALSEKHQNLASIEEVDLNKSLDNVLKSVHSLIETSKTTIHTDFSKLGKIKFNKAYMESVFLNLITNSIKYARPDCWPVISIVSGKENGWDQLIFADNGLGFDMEKVKDKIFGLHQKFHNFKDSKGIGLYLVHNHITSLSGKISVESKVNEGAKFIMSFKP; this is encoded by the coding sequence ATGACAGACTCGACTTTCAAATATGAACTTTTCTTTGAATTATCGCCGGATTTGCTTTGCATTGCAGGATACGATGGATATTTTAAAAAAGTAAACGCTGCAGTTTCAAACCTACTGGGCTATACGATGGAGGAATTGTATGCAAGGCCAATCAATGATTTTGTACACTGTGCCGACAAGCGCGCTACACAACAAGCGCGTCTTGAATTGGCCAAATCAAAACCACTTTTCAATTTTGAAAACAGATACGTAAAAAAGAGTGGCGAAATTATTTGGCTTTCGTGGACCTCGTTACCGGTAGATAGCGACCATCTGGTTTTTGCCATAGCCAAAGACATTACTCACATCAAACAATTGGAGGCTGACAGAAGTGCATTACTTACCAATCTGACAAATACCAATGAAGACCTGAAGCAACTAACATATACAACCTCGCACGATTTAAGATCACCTGTCAATAATTTACTGGCAGTGCTTGATCTGCTCGACATTTCGAAAATAAAGGACGAAGAAGCCACCGAATTGATCAACATTGTAAAACTATCAGGAGAATACTTAAAGGAAACGCTCGATAATTATGTTGACGCCTTAAGTGAGAAACACCAAAATCTGGCCAGTATTGAGGAAGTGGATCTGAATAAAAGCCTGGATAATGTGCTTAAATCGGTTCATTCATTAATCGAAACTTCAAAAACAACCATTCATACCGATTTTTCAAAACTGGGTAAAATTAAGTTTAACAAAGCTTACATGGAAAGCGTATTTTTAAACTTAATTACCAATTCAATAAAATATGCTAGACCAGACTGTTGGCCGGTGATATCCATTGTATCGGGAAAAGAGAATGGATGGGATCAGTTGATTTTTGCCGATAATGGACTTGGCTTTGATATGGAGAAAGTGAAAGACAAAATTTTCGGATTGCATCAAAAGTTTCACAACTTTAAAGACAGCAAAGGCATTGGTCTTTACCTGGTTCACAACCACATTACAAGTTTATCAGGCAAAATTAGTGTAGAAAGCAAAGTTAACGAAGGCGCTAAATTTATCATGTCCTTCAAGCCGTAA
- a CDS encoding porin family protein — MNVLKKIIFFILFLAGGYICSAQEISIRGGFNLSQMPTKWEGKVTNKNSELKLGYHFGPVFDLKMNKLFSLETGLLYSTKGLRETNKETNGTKSLSKINIAYIDLPITLKTSFTFHNITISGDVGGYIAHGLFARYFSSENTDGTNNSWQKIAWGNTGEAIKRLDYGIILGIGVKIKALQLGICLENGVADLVTGDPSSNRTFNKTYDIYIAYDIWSRIKKNHH, encoded by the coding sequence ATGAATGTACTTAAGAAAATAATTTTTTTTATCCTATTCTTGGCTGGTGGCTATATCTGTTCTGCTCAAGAAATCAGTATCCGTGGGGGATTTAATCTTTCGCAAATGCCAACAAAATGGGAAGGGAAGGTCACTAACAAAAATTCAGAGCTAAAATTAGGCTATCATTTTGGACCCGTCTTTGATTTAAAAATGAATAAACTCTTTTCACTTGAAACTGGATTACTATATTCAACAAAGGGACTTAGAGAAACTAACAAAGAAACCAATGGTACAAAGTCTTTATCAAAAATAAACATTGCTTATATTGATCTTCCTATTACATTGAAAACATCTTTTACTTTTCACAACATAACTATTTCCGGAGATGTAGGCGGCTATATTGCGCATGGATTGTTTGCCCGTTATTTTTCATCAGAGAACACTGACGGAACTAACAACTCGTGGCAGAAAATAGCTTGGGGAAATACTGGCGAAGCGATTAAACGACTGGATTATGGAATAATTTTGGGAATCGGAGTGAAAATTAAAGCACTACAACTTGGGATATGCTTAGAAAATGGGGTGGCAGATTTAGTCACTGGTGATCCTTCGTCAAATAGAACTTTCAATAAAACATATGATATATATATAGCATATGATATATGGAGTAGAATTAAAAAGAATCATCATTAA
- a CDS encoding SGNH/GDSL hydrolase family protein translates to MRILNLAFTLFAVLFLAGFSNAQDWANTSRFKDANAKLPTPSSGENRVVFMGNSITEGWINTDPDFFAGKAYVNRGISGQTTPQMLVRFRPDVINLKPAVVVILAGTNDIAGNTGPSTLEMILDNLVSMAELAKANNIKVVLSSVLPAFDYPWKPGLEPAPKIVKLNEMIKTYAEKNNIVYLDYFSSTVDERNGLKKELSGDGVHPNMAGYKIMEPLAEAAIKKALSQK, encoded by the coding sequence ATGAGAATTTTGAATTTAGCTTTTACACTTTTTGCAGTATTATTTCTGGCAGGTTTTTCCAACGCTCAGGACTGGGCCAATACTTCACGCTTTAAAGACGCCAATGCAAAACTGCCAACCCCTTCGTCTGGTGAAAATCGGGTTGTTTTTATGGGTAATTCCATTACCGAAGGTTGGATAAATACAGATCCTGACTTTTTTGCAGGGAAAGCCTATGTAAATCGAGGTATTAGCGGACAAACCACACCGCAAATGCTGGTTCGGTTCCGACCCGATGTGATTAATTTGAAGCCGGCCGTTGTTGTGATTTTGGCAGGAACAAACGATATCGCCGGCAATACCGGTCCCTCAACTCTCGAAATGATTTTGGACAACCTGGTTTCAATGGCCGAACTTGCCAAAGCCAACAACATAAAAGTGGTACTCAGTTCGGTTTTACCGGCTTTCGATTATCCCTGGAAACCGGGACTGGAACCCGCTCCAAAGATCGTCAAGCTCAACGAAATGATAAAGACCTATGCTGAAAAGAATAACATCGTTTACCTGGATTATTTTTCATCGACAGTTGACGAACGCAACGGCCTGAAAAAAGAATTGTCTGGAGATGGAGTTCACCCCAACATGGCTGGATATAAAATAATGGAACCCCTGGCAGAAGCCGCAATTAAGAAAGCTTTGAGCCAGAAATAG
- a CDS encoding putative DNA modification/repair radical SAM protein: MISESSLEKLKILAGAAKYDVSCASSGTKRGNTQGGIGNATAWGICHSFAEDGRCISLLKIMLSNYCIYDCAYCYNRKSNDIPRTSFTPDEIANLTIEFYRRNYIEGLFLSSGVLRNPDHTMEQMVSVVKKLRTEQRYNGYIHMKTIPGASQQLVTEAGRWADRLSVNIEIPTENNLKILAPDKDFKSVLEPMKMISTGILESKEERKNHRNAPLFSPSGQSTQLIIGATNDTDHTILKLSSALYTRRDLKRVYYSGYIPVNSYDNRLPALSAPPLRREHRLYQADWLMRFYGFRSDEIVNTENPNLDLDLDPKVNWALRNPHLFPVDINTADPMMLLRVPGIGTHSIQLILMARKHQRLNSAHLKKMGVVMKRAQFFITCNELRSQNVQDLKPEIVRQLLLDKKSLGSDASVQLKLFYPMTPALR, encoded by the coding sequence ATGATTTCGGAAAGTAGCCTTGAAAAACTAAAAATATTGGCCGGAGCAGCCAAATACGATGTTTCGTGTGCGTCGAGCGGAACGAAGCGTGGCAATACGCAGGGAGGGATTGGCAATGCCACAGCCTGGGGCATTTGCCATAGTTTTGCCGAAGATGGACGCTGCATTTCGCTCCTGAAAATCATGCTCAGCAATTACTGCATTTACGATTGCGCCTATTGCTACAACCGCAAAAGCAACGACATTCCGCGCACTTCGTTTACTCCTGATGAAATCGCCAATTTGACCATCGAATTTTACCGCCGAAATTACATCGAAGGGCTTTTCTTAAGTTCCGGAGTTTTGCGAAATCCGGATCACACCATGGAGCAGATGGTTTCGGTGGTTAAAAAACTGAGAACAGAACAACGGTACAATGGCTATATCCACATGAAAACCATTCCAGGTGCGAGCCAGCAATTGGTTACTGAAGCCGGGCGCTGGGCAGACCGGTTGAGCGTCAACATTGAAATTCCGACTGAGAACAACCTGAAAATATTGGCACCTGACAAGGATTTCAAAAGTGTTTTGGAACCCATGAAAATGATTTCGACAGGTATTCTGGAGTCGAAAGAAGAGCGAAAAAACCACCGGAATGCACCACTTTTCAGTCCTTCCGGCCAAAGCACACAACTGATCATCGGAGCAACCAACGACACCGATCACACCATTCTGAAACTGTCATCAGCTTTATATACCCGGCGCGACCTGAAGCGTGTCTATTATTCCGGATATATTCCTGTAAACAGCTACGACAATCGACTTCCTGCGCTTTCAGCTCCCCCACTCCGCCGCGAACACCGATTGTATCAGGCCGATTGGCTGATGCGATTCTACGGTTTCCGTAGCGATGAGATTGTGAATACTGAAAATCCTAACCTCGATCTGGACCTCGACCCCAAAGTAAACTGGGCGTTGCGCAATCCACACCTGTTCCCGGTTGATATCAACACCGCCGATCCGATGATGTTGCTTAGGGTTCCTGGAATCGGAACCCATTCTATTCAACTGATTCTGATGGCAAGAAAACACCAAAGACTGAATTCAGCACACCTAAAAAAAATGGGTGTCGTAATGAAACGTGCGCAGTTCTTTATCACCTGCAACGAACTGCGGTCGCAAAACGTTCAGGATTTAAAACCTGAAATCGTTCGCCAGCTTTTGCTCGACAAAAAGTCGTTGGGGAGTGATGCGTCCGTTCAATTGAAATTGTTTTACCCGATGACGCCTGCGCTGAGATAA